The following proteins come from a genomic window of Salvia hispanica cultivar TCC Black 2014 chromosome 4, UniMelb_Shisp_WGS_1.0, whole genome shotgun sequence:
- the LOC125224479 gene encoding glycine-rich RNA-binding protein 1-like, with amino-acid sequence MGRLLCLALFLSMVIVGLRAEGGGGASATTTSSLKDSDLPQRNDEHNGGKSDKTYNDVVVKDKKKNNGGGGGGGGGVGWGWGGGGGGGNRNGGWGWGNGGGGGVFWRWGCNGGKHHRSGKTRVFPKGDYAMGEFAQCMVKGRCRGMRLDCPLHCGGPCVYDCRNMCKAHCQK; translated from the coding sequence ATGGGGAGACTTTTGTGTCTGGCTCTGTTTTTATCTATGGTGATAGTTGGATTGAGAGCcgaaggaggaggaggcgcctccgccaccaccacctcgTCGTTAAAAGATTCTGATCTTCCACAAAGGAACGACGAACATAATGGAGGTAAAAGTGACAAGACCTACAATGATGTAGTGGTGAAagacaagaagaagaacaatggaggaggaggaggaggtggcGGCGGAGTTGGATGGGGCtggggtggtggtggaggtggtgggAACCGTAATGGAGGCTGGGGATGGGGAAAtggaggaggtggtggtgtTTTTTGGCGGTGGGGCTGCAACGGTGGGAAGCATCATCGTTCTGGCAAGACGAGAGTGTTCCCGAAGGGGGACTATGCAATGGGGGAGTTTGCACAATGCATGGTGAAGGGAAGGTGTAGGGGAATGAGGTTGGATTGTCCATTGCATTGCGGAGGGCCTTGTGTTTATGATTGTAGGAATATGTGCAAGGctcattgccaaaaatag